A single Lactuca sativa cultivar Salinas chromosome 8, Lsat_Salinas_v11, whole genome shotgun sequence DNA region contains:
- the LOC111919743 gene encoding uncharacterized protein LOC111919743, whose protein sequence is MDKENLAFPHHFASPYSTESESDDEDVVALTRLFSRSASFTEPLYNNLKEKRVFSGSPESTLGWLGSVHSQAPSLPPITRSDEDAWNMIYAAAGQVARMKMRMSLSNTGLPGVVPYCDGEEFFRQQQSCRNRCLSGSESVGGGCGGRPPSFPQTAWPPPQQRLQHRSNQQKPCNAPVMKGVVIGGSGGGCDGGGATAAKRECPGTGVFLPRRYCNNPPESRKRQACSPANLPAKTIQYSNNTLVPITGQPQTQARINVGLVPHYEMLMGRRNAMSLAAQQLRSNIHGHGGVMESPVNNPEMLLPQEWTY, encoded by the exons ATGGATAAAGAAAACCTCGCTTTTCCCCATCACTTCGCCTCTCCGTACTCCACCGAGTCTGAAAGCGACGATGAAGATGTTGTCGCCTTAACCCGCCTCTTCTCTCGATCTGCCTCCTTTACAGAACCCCTTTACAATAATCTCAAG GAGAAGAGGGTTTTCTCTGGCTCGCCGGAATCCACTCTTGGATGGTTGGGTTCTGTTCATTCTCAGGCACCTTCGCTACCACCGATTACGAGAAGTGACGAAGATGCTTGGAATATGATCTATGCTGCTGCGGGTCAAGTTGCACGAATGAAGATGAGAATGAGCTTGAGCAACACAGGTTTACCTGGAGTTGTTCCTTACTGTGACGGAGAAGAGTTTTTCCGGCAGCAGCAAAGTTGTCGGAACAGATGTCTTTCGGGAAGCGAAAGCGTCGGAGGTGGATGTGGTGGTCGACCACCGAGTTTTCCTCAGACTGCATGGCCTCCGCCCCAACAACGCCTCCAACATCGTTCAAATCAACAAAAACCCTGCAATGCGCCGGTCATGAAAGGAGTTGTTATCGGTGGATCTGGGGGTGGTTGTGACGGTGGTGGTGCTACGGCGGCGAAGAGGGAATGTCCCGGAACTGGTGTGTTTTTGCCCCGCAGATACTGTAATAACCCACCTGAATCTCGAAAAAGACAAG CATGTTCGCCTGCTAATCTGCCAGCTAAAACGATTCAATATTCCAATAACACCCTTGTCCCCATTACCGGGCAGCCTCAAACTCAAGCACGCATCAATGTCGGCCTGGTTCCACATTATG AAATGTTAATGGGTCGGAGGAATGCCATGAGTCTAGCTGCTCAGCAGCTGCGAAGCAACATCCATGGCCACGGCGGCGTAATGGAGTCACCGGTGAATAACCCTGAAATGCTCCTCCCTCAAGAATGGACCTACTGA